The Sorangiineae bacterium MSr11367 genome window below encodes:
- a CDS encoding alpha-ketoacid dehydrogenase subunit beta has product MATQNMVQAINDGLRHEMRRDPRVVVLGEDVGKVGGVFRVTAGLYDEFGDDRVIDTPLSEGGIIGCAIGMALYGLVPVPEIQFSDFIFPAYDQIVSELAKMRFRSGGEYAAKVVIRTPVGGGIRGGLYHSQSPEALFIHVAGLKVVCPSTPEDAKGLLLASIRDPDPVLFFEPKRIYRAAKGDVPEGEHLVEIGKARTVREGKHVTVIAWGAMVYEAIAAADEAEKQGVSCEILDLRTLWPVDIDAIVASVQKTGRVIIVHEAPKTCGFGAELVALVNEKAFLHLEAPPVRVTGFDTPFPYTLENEYLPLAHRILPAVLETARF; this is encoded by the coding sequence ATGGCGACTCAGAACATGGTGCAAGCCATCAACGACGGACTGCGTCACGAGATGCGACGCGATCCTCGGGTGGTCGTCCTGGGCGAAGACGTCGGCAAGGTCGGCGGTGTCTTTCGTGTGACGGCGGGTCTGTACGATGAGTTCGGCGATGACCGGGTCATCGACACCCCCCTCTCCGAGGGCGGCATCATCGGTTGCGCCATCGGCATGGCCCTCTACGGCTTGGTGCCGGTTCCCGAGATTCAATTTTCGGACTTCATCTTTCCCGCGTACGACCAAATCGTCAGCGAGCTCGCGAAGATGCGCTTTCGCTCCGGCGGCGAGTACGCGGCCAAGGTCGTGATCCGCACCCCCGTCGGCGGAGGCATCCGCGGCGGTCTCTACCACTCCCAGTCGCCCGAGGCGCTGTTCATCCACGTGGCCGGCCTCAAAGTCGTTTGCCCCTCGACCCCCGAGGATGCCAAAGGGCTCCTCTTGGCCAGCATCCGCGATCCGGATCCGGTTCTCTTCTTCGAACCGAAGCGCATCTACCGCGCGGCCAAGGGCGACGTTCCCGAGGGCGAGCACCTCGTCGAAATTGGCAAGGCGCGCACCGTGCGCGAGGGCAAGCACGTGACGGTCATCGCGTGGGGCGCGATGGTATACGAGGCGATCGCGGCCGCCGACGAAGCCGAAAAGCAGGGAGTCTCGTGCGAGATTCTCGATTTGCGCACGCTCTGGCCCGTCGACATCGACGCCATCGTTGCCAGCGTCCAGAAAACCGGGCGCGTGATCATCGTGCACGAGGCGCCCAAGACGTGCGGCTTCGGCGCGGAACTCGTCGCGCTCGTCAACGAGAAAGCCTTCCTTCACCTCGAGGCGCCGCCCGTTCGCGTCACGGGATTCGATACGCCGTTTCCCTATACGCTCGAAAACGAGTATTTGCCTTTGGCCCACCGGATTTTGCCGGCCGTTCTGGAAACGGCCCGATTTTAA
- a CDS encoding 2-oxo acid dehydrogenase subunit E2, with protein MARWEFKLPDIGEGVTEGEIVNWLISPGETVKEDQPMVEVMTDKATVTIAVPRAGTVLELRGKVGDIVAVHSTLVVFDVGGAPPATAHAANGSGNGHANATDGPAATAVGDIRETLPGMAPKAPPAAAAGGAGLESAYFNEKPLATPATRKTARELGIDLKRVPPTGPQGRVTREDVQSFAQQGPTVAVAKPAQAHDAPAPAPAPQPAHAPAREPVKISPPAGSSGALEERVPFAGMRRRIATKMSQSKNTAAHFTFVEECDVSALKALRARLKPQADAQGVKLSFLPFIVKAVIASLRKHPILNSALDESTNELVYRKYFHIGIAASTDAGLIVPVVKNADRKSILEIARDIDRLANEAKEGKSKVEDLSGSTFTITSLGAQGGLFATPIINFPEVGILGVHQIKQKPVVRDGQIVIGEVMLLSLSFDHRIVDGHVGAAFAYDVIGFLENPDRLFLEMA; from the coding sequence ATGGCTCGCTGGGAATTCAAGCTGCCCGACATCGGGGAAGGCGTGACCGAGGGCGAAATCGTCAATTGGCTCATTTCACCGGGTGAAACGGTGAAGGAAGACCAGCCCATGGTCGAAGTCATGACCGACAAGGCGACGGTCACCATCGCCGTGCCCCGCGCGGGGACGGTGCTCGAGCTGCGTGGAAAGGTGGGCGACATCGTCGCCGTGCACTCGACCTTGGTGGTGTTCGATGTGGGCGGCGCCCCGCCTGCCACCGCGCATGCAGCGAACGGCTCCGGCAATGGCCACGCGAATGCGACGGATGGCCCGGCCGCCACCGCGGTGGGGGACATTCGGGAGACGCTCCCGGGGATGGCACCAAAGGCCCCTCCCGCGGCAGCTGCAGGGGGAGCAGGCCTCGAGTCGGCCTACTTCAACGAGAAGCCGCTCGCCACCCCGGCCACGCGCAAGACGGCGCGGGAGCTCGGCATCGATTTGAAGCGCGTGCCGCCGACCGGTCCGCAAGGCCGCGTCACCCGCGAGGACGTACAATCCTTCGCGCAACAAGGACCCACGGTGGCCGTGGCCAAACCTGCGCAAGCGCACGACGCGCCTGCTCCGGCCCCGGCTCCGCAGCCGGCGCACGCGCCGGCACGCGAGCCGGTGAAGATCTCGCCGCCCGCGGGATCGTCGGGCGCCCTCGAAGAGCGCGTGCCCTTTGCCGGCATGCGCCGCCGCATCGCGACCAAGATGTCGCAGTCCAAGAACACCGCAGCGCACTTCACCTTCGTCGAGGAGTGCGACGTCTCCGCCCTCAAGGCGCTGCGTGCGCGCCTCAAGCCGCAGGCCGATGCCCAGGGCGTCAAACTGAGCTTCCTCCCGTTCATCGTGAAGGCGGTCATTGCGTCGCTGCGCAAGCACCCCATTCTCAATTCGGCCCTCGACGAGAGCACCAACGAGCTCGTCTACCGTAAGTACTTCCATATCGGCATCGCCGCCTCGACCGACGCGGGCCTCATCGTCCCCGTCGTCAAGAACGCCGACCGAAAGAGCATCCTCGAGATCGCGCGCGACATCGATCGGCTCGCGAACGAGGCGAAGGAAGGCAAATCCAAGGTGGAAGATCTGAGCGGTTCCACCTTCACCATCACGTCGCTGGGCGCCCAGGGCGGCCTTTTCGCCACGCCGATCATCAACTTCCCCGAGGTGGGCATCCTCGGGGTGCACCAGATCAAGCAGAAGCCGGTCGTTCGCGACGGCCAAATCGTCATTGGCGAGGTGATGCTCCTCTCCCTGTCCTTCGACCATCGCATCGTCGACGGGCACGTGGGTGCCGCGTTCGCCTACGACGTCATCGGATTTTTGGAGAATCCCGACCGGCTGTTCCTGGAAATGGCTTAG
- the mutY gene encoding A/G-specific adenine glycosylase, whose product MTIRAHVTKDAHGTTAAQPPPAKLQRALLRWYDVEKRDLPWRGTKDPYAIWLSEVMLQQTRVDTVRPYYQRFMETYPTVFALAEAPLERVLGDWSGLGYYRRARMLHAGAQQIVRDFGGALPRGVENLRSITGIGPYTAGAVASIAFDERAPLVDGNVARVLSRIFGVEEDVRGGPGRARIWQIAESILPETRAGDFNQALMELGATVCSPTSPRCGPCPVRGMCVAFSSGEPERLPNMAPKAKPRPWKRAALVATLGTDGVLLARRKRDLLFGGLWEPPTLDAGNAASNPDAARLLALAGVKAKVPVRTGEITHVLSHRKMTVEVYRAELRSAHATLEQHAAQDENGHGEYDAIEVVPRTSAMRRGMSTLARKVLRAGGIEVNMGRSEGEATK is encoded by the coding sequence ATGACGATTCGAGCTCACGTAACGAAAGATGCGCATGGAACCACCGCCGCGCAACCACCGCCCGCCAAACTGCAGCGCGCGCTGCTCCGCTGGTACGACGTGGAGAAGCGCGATCTTCCGTGGCGTGGAACGAAAGATCCGTACGCCATCTGGCTGAGCGAAGTGATGCTGCAGCAGACGCGCGTCGATACGGTGCGTCCCTATTACCAGCGCTTCATGGAGACGTATCCGACGGTGTTCGCGCTGGCCGAGGCACCGCTCGAGCGCGTGCTCGGCGATTGGAGTGGCCTCGGTTACTACCGGCGCGCGCGCATGCTTCACGCGGGCGCACAGCAGATCGTGCGCGACTTCGGTGGGGCGCTTCCCCGCGGCGTGGAGAACCTGCGCAGCATCACGGGCATCGGCCCGTACACGGCGGGCGCGGTGGCCAGCATCGCCTTCGACGAGCGAGCGCCACTCGTCGATGGCAACGTGGCACGTGTGCTGTCGCGCATCTTCGGTGTCGAGGAAGACGTGCGCGGTGGACCTGGACGCGCACGCATCTGGCAGATCGCCGAATCGATCCTGCCGGAAACGCGCGCAGGCGATTTCAATCAAGCGCTCATGGAGCTCGGCGCAACCGTGTGTTCGCCGACGTCGCCGCGATGTGGACCGTGCCCCGTACGCGGCATGTGCGTGGCCTTTTCGAGTGGCGAACCAGAGCGCCTTCCGAACATGGCCCCAAAGGCCAAACCGCGTCCGTGGAAGCGTGCAGCGCTGGTGGCCACGCTCGGGACCGATGGCGTGCTCCTCGCGCGGCGCAAGCGTGACCTCCTCTTTGGCGGCCTCTGGGAACCGCCCACACTCGATGCCGGCAACGCTGCGTCGAATCCGGACGCAGCACGTCTTCTCGCGCTGGCCGGTGTGAAGGCCAAAGTGCCCGTGCGCACCGGCGAAATCACGCACGTGCTGTCGCACCGAAAAATGACCGTCGAGGTCTACCGTGCAGAGCTCCGTAGCGCGCACGCAACGTTGGAGCAGCATGCCGCCCAGGACGAAAATGGGCACGGCGAGTACGACGCCATCGAGGTCGTCCCACGCACCTCCGCGATGAGGCGCGGAATGAGCACGCTCGCGCGAAAAGTGCTGCGTGCCGGTGGAATCGAGGTGAACATGGGGAGATCGGAGGGGGAGGCGACCAAGTGA
- a CDS encoding sigma-54 dependent transcriptional regulator: MTDDAMVRVLIVDDEAGLRRSLARILAARGFSVEMAEDGDRAIELLEQNEPEVILCDLMMPKMGGFEVLEHTKRTHPRVEVVMMTAHADVDSAVAAVKSGAYDFLTKPFASNDAVALAVSKAADHKRLVERAARLEERLVAHERFGELVGTSGKMQAVYRLIEGVASATSTVLILGESGTGKELVARAIHQHSARADRPFVPVNCAAIPKELVESELFGHVRGAFTGAQSARTGLFEAGNSGTLFLDEVGDLPLAAQVKLLRALQDGEIKRVGSDETRFVDVRVLAATNVDLQQRIADGTFRRDLYYRLNVIPIHVPPLRERDDDIVLLTHHVLQKLARRMGRAPKRVSAEAMEALRAYAWPGNVRELEHAVEHAFVLATGERIELGDLPQMAQQAPSSSRDGRDTDVAEVPRAGLPGLAALAGSMEPQAPHVRFDLFALPYAEAKRRAMKAFDDGYVREVLSRSGGNLSAAARHAGLDRSNFRRIVKRRKTAE, encoded by the coding sequence GTGACGGATGATGCGATGGTGCGTGTGCTCATCGTGGATGACGAGGCAGGGCTACGTCGAAGCTTGGCGCGCATTCTTGCCGCGCGCGGCTTCTCCGTGGAAATGGCCGAAGACGGCGACCGTGCCATCGAGCTCCTCGAGCAAAACGAGCCCGAAGTGATTCTCTGCGATCTGATGATGCCGAAGATGGGCGGCTTCGAAGTGCTCGAGCACACGAAGCGCACCCACCCGCGCGTCGAGGTCGTGATGATGACGGCGCACGCCGACGTGGACTCGGCGGTGGCCGCGGTGAAGTCCGGCGCGTACGACTTTCTCACGAAGCCGTTCGCCTCGAACGACGCGGTGGCCCTCGCGGTCAGCAAGGCGGCCGATCACAAGCGCCTCGTCGAGCGCGCGGCGCGGCTCGAAGAGCGGCTCGTGGCGCACGAGCGCTTCGGCGAATTGGTCGGCACGTCGGGCAAGATGCAGGCGGTGTATCGGCTCATCGAAGGCGTGGCGAGCGCGACGTCGACGGTGCTCATTCTCGGGGAGAGCGGCACGGGCAAGGAGCTCGTGGCGCGTGCGATTCACCAGCACTCGGCGCGCGCGGATCGTCCCTTCGTGCCCGTGAATTGCGCGGCGATCCCCAAGGAGCTCGTCGAAAGTGAGCTCTTCGGCCACGTGCGCGGGGCGTTCACGGGCGCGCAGAGTGCGCGCACCGGGCTCTTCGAAGCGGGCAATTCGGGCACCCTGTTCCTCGACGAGGTGGGCGACCTTCCGCTGGCCGCGCAGGTGAAGTTGCTGCGCGCGCTGCAAGACGGAGAGATCAAGCGCGTGGGCTCGGACGAGACGCGTTTCGTCGACGTGCGCGTGCTGGCCGCGACCAACGTCGACCTGCAGCAGCGCATCGCCGACGGCACCTTCCGGCGCGATCTGTACTACCGGCTCAACGTCATCCCGATCCACGTGCCGCCGCTGCGTGAGCGGGACGACGACATCGTCCTCCTCACGCACCACGTGCTCCAAAAGCTGGCCCGGCGCATGGGACGTGCGCCGAAGCGGGTCAGCGCGGAGGCGATGGAGGCGCTCCGGGCGTACGCGTGGCCCGGCAACGTGCGCGAGCTGGAACACGCTGTGGAGCACGCGTTCGTGCTCGCCACGGGCGAGCGCATCGAGCTCGGCGATCTTCCGCAAATGGCGCAGCAGGCTCCGTCGAGCTCGCGGGATGGGCGTGACACGGATGTCGCGGAGGTGCCGCGCGCGGGGCTCCCAGGGCTTGCGGCGCTCGCAGGTTCGATGGAGCCGCAGGCGCCGCACGTGCGGTTCGATCTGTTTGCCTTGCCGTATGCGGAGGCCAAACGGCGGGCCATGAAGGCGTTCGACGATGGGTACGTGCGCGAGGTGCTGAGTCGATCCGGGGGCAATCTTTCGGCGGCGGCCCGCCATGCGGGTCTCGATCGCTCGAACTTCCGTCGCATCGTGAAACGCCGCAAGACGGCGGAATAG
- a CDS encoding TolC family protein has product MGRIRYLFLSVLLCATAQARSAYAGPFDLEDDDDKKKQEKKDDEKIEAAPAKDPLVLTKRKAYTLAECLSLSERNHPNLWVGRARLATYHAQLDEARWAPFFQWSTSATLGVIPKITGTPFYTAAPANLLSTKFTDGLNPFLQFSINGYVPLFHFGKIDWARRAGEAQVRVGEWDLERFRQEVRRDVRKAFYVIMGARDGRYLLNEVKSRLEKAIEGVQGKLDRGEAGVDETDRIRLEVYRDQLLARGGTPDMLETNGMAALRFMTGVQVNFDVPDEPLARPEVNVAPVVSYLSAARLFRAEVGSARAGIAQRNANLELMRARLFPDIGIDLRASYSTAPMVVTQNNAWVVDYFNRFTYNGSLTARWNLDIMPGQARVNGAESQLEEARAWERLTVGNVGVEVESAYAAMLETRKREEMWARAEKKAKGWIATIQDAIDLGTKDEGAIMEPLRSYVDSRLNHIQALVEYYIALSELARVSGWDAAAPQK; this is encoded by the coding sequence ATGGGTCGTATCCGGTATCTTTTTCTTTCAGTCCTTCTTTGTGCGACGGCGCAGGCGCGTTCCGCGTATGCGGGCCCGTTCGATCTCGAGGACGACGACGACAAGAAGAAGCAAGAAAAGAAGGACGACGAGAAGATAGAGGCCGCGCCCGCCAAGGACCCCTTGGTCCTCACCAAGCGCAAGGCGTACACGCTCGCCGAGTGCCTCTCGCTCTCCGAACGCAACCACCCGAACCTGTGGGTCGGGCGCGCGAGGCTTGCGACGTACCACGCGCAGCTCGACGAAGCGCGCTGGGCGCCGTTCTTTCAGTGGAGCACCAGCGCCACCTTGGGCGTCATCCCCAAGATCACGGGCACGCCGTTCTACACGGCCGCCCCGGCGAACCTTTTGAGCACGAAGTTCACCGACGGGCTCAATCCGTTTCTCCAATTTTCCATCAACGGCTACGTCCCGCTCTTTCACTTCGGCAAAATCGATTGGGCGCGCCGTGCCGGTGAGGCGCAGGTGCGCGTCGGCGAGTGGGATCTCGAGCGGTTTCGCCAAGAGGTGCGGCGGGACGTTCGAAAGGCCTTCTACGTGATCATGGGCGCCCGCGATGGGCGCTATCTCCTGAACGAGGTCAAGAGCAGGCTCGAAAAGGCCATCGAGGGCGTTCAGGGCAAGCTGGATCGGGGCGAGGCCGGCGTCGACGAGACGGACCGCATTCGCCTCGAGGTGTACCGCGATCAGCTGCTCGCCCGCGGCGGAACGCCGGACATGCTCGAAACGAACGGCATGGCCGCCTTGCGGTTCATGACCGGCGTGCAAGTGAACTTCGATGTCCCCGACGAACCGCTCGCGCGCCCCGAGGTGAACGTGGCACCGGTGGTGAGCTACCTATCCGCCGCCCGTCTGTTCCGCGCGGAAGTGGGCTCGGCGCGGGCGGGCATCGCCCAGCGCAATGCCAATCTGGAATTGATGCGTGCGCGCCTTTTCCCGGATATCGGCATCGACTTGCGCGCGTCGTACTCCACCGCGCCGATGGTGGTTACGCAGAACAATGCGTGGGTCGTCGATTACTTCAATCGATTCACGTACAACGGGTCGCTGACCGCGCGCTGGAACCTCGACATCATGCCCGGCCAAGCGCGTGTGAACGGCGCGGAATCGCAGCTCGAGGAGGCACGCGCCTGGGAGCGCCTGACCGTCGGCAACGTCGGGGTCGAGGTGGAAAGCGCGTATGCGGCCATGCTGGAGACGCGCAAGCGCGAAGAAATGTGGGCGCGTGCCGAGAAGAAAGCCAAAGGCTGGATTGCCACCATCCAAGATGCCATCGATCTGGGCACCAAGGACGAGGGCGCCATCATGGAGCCGCTGCGCAGCTACGTCGATTCGCGCCTGAATCACATTCAGGCGCTGGTCGAGTACTACATTGCGCTTTCGGAGCTCGCTCGGGTCTCCGGCTGGGACGCCGCGGCGCCCCAGAAGTAA
- a CDS encoding TolC family protein, with protein sequence MRPSVGTTLSLIVIAATFSQSVFAQAPSRRPKNPPLPTQPAGPSSMAPINQPVDIPPPPTVNDPMLAPVPTAKNNVGSWEQALEMVRARSTDLRSAYAQVKAAEAQSRVSLSGALPTLTGQGAVTYNFLTKDVPTVTGINPATGQLTTSNFTSPTQGPFLTGSLTAAVPLIAPRTWYSVGTAHRAEDVARLSVEDIKRQIALNVASTLIAVVTQERVAEINRIGFRSALERLELTQRKKALGAATGLDVVRAQQDVEVSRATLVTGDEDLRKSRESLGLALGVAEPVGVQQSISLNGIEKSAQQACHPANGIEERADIAAARARVIQTERGITDANWGYSPTLTAQSTLAATSVDTNQQNPTWNIQAVLTVPFYDGGTRDGQRRLAYAQTDQAEQSLINARRNAEIEVVQARRAVTVANDSRKVAADARQLAAENDRLTRAQYIEGEGTSLELVVAASALRNADVTLALRDFDLVRARVVSLLALANCPF encoded by the coding sequence ATGCGACCGTCCGTCGGCACCACGCTCAGTCTTATCGTTATCGCGGCAACGTTTTCGCAATCCGTCTTTGCGCAGGCTCCGTCGCGGCGCCCGAAGAATCCCCCGCTCCCCACGCAGCCTGCGGGGCCGAGCTCCATGGCGCCGATCAATCAGCCCGTGGATATCCCGCCGCCGCCCACGGTCAACGATCCGATGCTCGCCCCCGTGCCGACCGCGAAGAACAACGTCGGAAGCTGGGAGCAAGCACTGGAAATGGTGCGCGCCCGCTCCACGGATTTGAGAAGTGCGTACGCCCAGGTGAAGGCCGCGGAGGCACAATCGCGCGTCTCTCTCTCGGGTGCGTTGCCCACGCTCACCGGCCAGGGGGCCGTGACGTACAATTTTCTGACGAAGGACGTCCCGACGGTCACCGGCATCAACCCGGCCACCGGCCAGCTCACCACGTCGAACTTCACCAGCCCGACGCAGGGTCCGTTCCTCACCGGCAGCCTCACCGCCGCCGTGCCCCTCATCGCTCCCCGCACGTGGTACAGCGTCGGCACCGCGCACCGTGCGGAGGACGTCGCGCGATTGTCGGTCGAGGACATCAAGCGCCAGATTGCCCTCAATGTGGCGTCGACGCTCATCGCGGTGGTGACGCAGGAGCGCGTGGCGGAGATCAACCGAATCGGCTTCCGCAGCGCGCTGGAGCGCCTCGAGCTCACGCAGCGCAAGAAGGCGCTCGGTGCGGCGACGGGGCTGGACGTGGTGCGCGCGCAGCAGGACGTGGAAGTGTCCCGCGCCACCTTGGTCACCGGCGATGAAGACCTGCGCAAGTCGCGTGAGTCGCTCGGCCTCGCGCTGGGTGTCGCCGAGCCCGTGGGTGTGCAGCAGTCGATCAGCCTCAATGGCATCGAAAAGAGCGCCCAGCAGGCGTGCCACCCGGCCAACGGCATCGAGGAACGCGCCGACATCGCCGCCGCCCGCGCCCGCGTCATCCAAACGGAACGCGGCATCACGGACGCAAACTGGGGCTACTCGCCGACGCTCACGGCACAATCCACCCTGGCGGCGACCAGCGTCGACACGAACCAGCAAAATCCGACCTGGAACATCCAAGCGGTCCTCACCGTGCCCTTTTACGACGGCGGCACACGCGATGGTCAGCGCCGTCTGGCCTACGCGCAAACCGACCAAGCGGAGCAATCGCTCATCAACGCACGGCGCAACGCGGAGATCGAGGTCGTCCAGGCCCGCCGTGCCGTGACCGTCGCCAACGATTCGCGCAAGGTCGCCGCCGACGCCCGCCAATTGGCCGCCGAGAACGATCGCCTGACGCGTGCACAATACATCGAAGGGGAAGGCACCAGCCTCGAGCTCGTCGTCGCCGCCTCGGCCCTCCGCAACGCCGACGTCACCTTGGCGCTGCGCGACTTCGATCTCGTGCGAGCCCGCGTCGTTTCGCTGCTCGCCCTGGCGAACTGCCCGTTCTAA
- a CDS encoding lysophospholipid acyltransferase family protein, protein MTAADVRAGGRWGYAQATKNALLYGLVRAALAVAACVPPSLLHRLGRGLGALAHAILPDTRRLALANVRRALPQWDEARRRGLVRAAYGNLGGHLGDAVASLRGKTATVLPFPEAERQVLAEALREGRGVLFVSAHLGPWERVAQTLVASGFPLTTVARESYDPRLTALYDRLRGSKGVASIYRGAPGAPVRMLRTLRSGGLLGMPMDLRSRVPSIDVPFLGTPAATPVGPARMACRTGAVIVVGTAAPFTGAASDPSNASGGLQLTVTRLTIDDPASEAAVTARINDELSQRILAMPEQWVWMHPRWSEDE, encoded by the coding sequence GTGACGGCCGCGGACGTTCGGGCGGGCGGACGCTGGGGGTATGCGCAGGCGACGAAGAACGCGCTCCTCTATGGGCTCGTGCGCGCAGCGCTGGCTGTCGCGGCGTGCGTGCCACCGTCGCTGCTGCACCGGCTAGGGCGCGGGCTGGGTGCCCTTGCGCACGCGATTTTGCCCGATACGCGGCGCTTGGCGCTGGCCAACGTGCGCCGAGCGCTGCCGCAATGGGACGAGGCGCGGCGGCGCGGGCTGGTTCGGGCCGCGTATGGAAACCTCGGGGGCCATTTGGGCGATGCGGTCGCATCGTTGCGCGGCAAGACCGCCACCGTGCTCCCCTTCCCCGAGGCCGAACGCCAGGTGCTCGCCGAGGCGCTCCGCGAAGGCCGCGGCGTCCTCTTCGTCTCCGCGCACCTCGGCCCATGGGAGCGGGTCGCGCAGACCCTCGTGGCCTCGGGCTTTCCCCTCACCACCGTCGCCCGCGAGAGCTACGACCCACGGCTGACCGCGCTCTACGATCGACTGCGCGGCTCGAAAGGCGTCGCGTCCATCTACCGCGGCGCGCCCGGGGCGCCGGTGCGCATGCTGCGAACGCTGCGTTCGGGCGGGCTGCTCGGCATGCCCATGGATCTTCGTTCCCGCGTCCCCAGCATCGACGTGCCCTTCCTTGGCACACCTGCTGCCACACCCGTGGGTCCGGCCCGCATGGCCTGCCGCACGGGCGCGGTGATCGTGGTGGGCACGGCCGCACCGTTCACGGGGGCCGCATCGGACCCGTCGAATGCCTCGGGCGGCCTGCAGTTGACGGTCACACGACTGACCATCGATGACCCTGCATCCGAGGCCGCGGTCACTGCACGTATCAACGACGAGCTTTCCCAGCGCATCTTGGCGATGCCCGAACAATGGGTGTGGATGCACCCGCGTTGGTCCGAGGATGAATAG
- a CDS encoding RNA polymerase sigma factor, whose product MTAAATAQIFLPALNVRTAMLAGVRVRPEENELELERQLVVRAQAKDREALGQLLGRYGPALYRSVLLPRLGSEAAAKDALGETYAKVVERIDRFTWQNVGFYPWLRTLALHVAIDQLRARKRMVLWDADDVERTLDAKSESDGSALDQSLSEQQDRAVARAKVARALEAIHPRYARAIQLRILEERPREEVAAMFEVTPATFDVLLHRAIAALKKSLGDAKEPEEP is encoded by the coding sequence GTGACCGCCGCAGCGACGGCCCAGATCTTCTTGCCAGCGTTGAACGTCCGCACGGCTATGCTCGCCGGCGTGCGCGTGCGGCCCGAGGAAAACGAGCTCGAGCTCGAACGGCAGCTCGTCGTGCGCGCCCAGGCCAAGGACCGCGAAGCATTGGGCCAGTTGCTCGGACGTTACGGGCCGGCGTTGTACCGGAGCGTGCTTCTGCCGCGGCTCGGATCGGAGGCCGCGGCCAAGGATGCGCTGGGTGAGACCTACGCCAAGGTCGTGGAAAGGATCGACCGCTTCACCTGGCAAAATGTCGGATTTTACCCGTGGCTGCGCACGTTGGCGCTTCACGTGGCCATCGACCAGCTGCGCGCGCGCAAGCGCATGGTGCTCTGGGACGCCGACGACGTCGAGCGCACGCTCGATGCGAAGAGCGAGAGCGACGGCAGCGCGCTCGACCAGTCGCTGAGCGAGCAGCAGGATCGCGCGGTTGCGCGCGCCAAGGTGGCGCGTGCCCTGGAGGCGATCCATCCGCGTTATGCGCGGGCCATCCAGCTCCGTATCCTGGAGGAGAGGCCGCGCGAGGAGGTGGCCGCGATGTTCGAGGTCACGCCCGCCACGTTCGACGTGCTTCTGCACAGGGCCATCGCTGCGCTGAAGAAGTCGCTGGGAGATGCTAAGGAACCCGAGGAGCCATGA
- a CDS encoding SCP2 sterol-binding domain-containing protein: MNDVSLAHGAEDNGLAVMLADLVRQNLEAKPHKKRDFAALAGSFSIVAEDAEVALTMRFAKGKLTIHDGIVGIPDVTIRGGSDTILALSNLPLTRPLGLPIPNPRDKNEVEVMRSVVSDLRAGRVHIYGMAFHFPMLMRLTRVMSVNG; this comes from the coding sequence GTGAACGACGTCTCCTTGGCCCACGGTGCGGAGGACAACGGCTTGGCGGTGATGCTGGCGGATCTCGTCCGGCAGAACCTCGAGGCAAAACCGCACAAAAAGCGTGACTTTGCGGCCCTCGCCGGCTCCTTCTCCATCGTGGCGGAGGACGCGGAGGTGGCGCTCACCATGCGCTTCGCCAAGGGCAAGCTCACCATCCACGACGGCATCGTGGGCATCCCGGACGTGACCATTCGCGGGGGCTCGGACACCATCCTGGCGCTGTCGAACCTACCGCTGACCCGCCCGCTCGGTCTTCCCATTCCGAATCCCCGGGACAAGAACGAGGTCGAGGTGATGCGCTCGGTGGTTTCGGACCTGCGTGCCGGCCGGGTCCACATTTATGGGATGGCCTTTCACTTTCCCATGCTGATGAGGCTAACTCGGGTAATGTCGGTCAACGGCTGA
- the rpsP gene encoding 30S ribosomal protein S16, with protein MAVHIRLARAGAKKRPFYRLVVTDHRSPRGGRFLENIGTFDPTKKEALLSVKQDRLDFWTGRGAQPSETVTRLLKRLKKVSAASDAK; from the coding sequence ATGGCCGTTCACATTCGTCTGGCTCGCGCCGGTGCAAAGAAGCGTCCCTTTTACCGCTTGGTGGTGACCGATCACCGCAGCCCCCGTGGGGGTCGCTTTCTGGAGAACATCGGCACCTTCGATCCCACGAAGAAGGAAGCCCTTCTCTCCGTGAAGCAGGATCGTCTCGACTTCTGGACCGGCCGTGGCGCACAGCCCTCGGAAACGGTCACGCGCCTTCTCAAGCGCCTCAAGAAGGTCTCCGCGGCGAGCGACGCGAAGTAG
- a CDS encoding KH domain-containing protein, whose protein sequence is MPLKELIRTIAMELVDHPDQVVVTEIASEHNSLIELRVAKEDVGKVIGKEGRTAQSMRTILAAVSTKLGRRAHLDIVD, encoded by the coding sequence ATGCCGTTGAAAGAGCTGATCCGCACCATCGCCATGGAGCTGGTCGACCATCCGGACCAAGTTGTGGTGACGGAAATCGCTAGCGAACACAACAGCCTCATCGAGCTGCGCGTCGCGAAAGAAGACGTTGGCAAGGTGATAGGGAAGGAGGGGCGCACCGCTCAGTCGATGCGCACCATCCTGGCTGCTGTGTCGACGAAGCTCGGTCGCCGCGCCCACCTCGACATCGTCGACTAA